A section of the Posidoniimonas corsicana genome encodes:
- a CDS encoding PEP-CTERM sorting domain-containing protein, with protein MSLKNILCVAAMAALTASPVLAQPIVTATNTGLDANGDWVWEVNVVTDAEGSVATELDATFSDADLLAGVIGNTTVFDFENPSGTTLGWVTRDGDGVVGFQASPANNEATAALGSDDVAAGTYLLGTFTTAGPSTTGSLTTSVGVSGIIAQLGTNNSVSASESRTAYGGDANLDGNVNFDDVLIVSPNFGGAVTNGWAGADFTGDGLVNFDDILVLSPNFGTSAPAATAGGASAPEPASLALAGLLACSAAVRRRR; from the coding sequence ATGTCCTTGAAGAACATCCTCTGTGTCGCGGCCATGGCCGCTCTGACGGCCTCGCCTGTGCTGGCCCAGCCGATTGTTACCGCCACCAACACCGGCCTTGACGCCAACGGCGACTGGGTTTGGGAAGTCAACGTTGTGACTGACGCCGAAGGGTCGGTTGCGACTGAGTTGGACGCGACCTTCTCCGACGCGGACCTGCTGGCCGGCGTCATCGGCAACACGACTGTGTTTGACTTTGAGAACCCGAGCGGCACCACCTTGGGGTGGGTTACCCGCGATGGCGACGGCGTTGTTGGCTTCCAGGCCAGCCCCGCCAACAACGAAGCCACCGCCGCGCTTGGTAGCGACGATGTCGCCGCCGGCACCTACCTGCTCGGCACCTTCACCACTGCTGGTCCCTCGACCACCGGCTCGCTTACCACCTCGGTTGGTGTGAGTGGCATCATTGCTCAGCTGGGAACCAACAACTCGGTTTCGGCCAGCGAGTCCCGCACCGCCTACGGTGGCGACGCCAACCTCGACGGCAACGTCAACTTCGACGACGTGCTGATCGTTTCGCCGAACTTCGGCGGAGCCGTCACCAACGGCTGGGCCGGCGCTGACTTCACTGGCGATGGTCTGGTGAACTTCGACGACATCCTGGTCCTGTCGCCTAACTTCGGCACCTCGGCGCCCGCCGCCACTGCTGGTGGCGCTTCGGCTCCGGAGCCCGCCTCGCTGGCCCTGGCTGGCCTGCTTGCCTGCTCGGCTGCAGTCCGCCGTCGCCGCTAA
- a CDS encoding ATPase, T2SS/T4P/T4SS family: MLRLSHPGAPRWAPPRAFFALTPVALAAVLLCCSSSFGQAGLGDVLGAQAAGQELEGANARRAADARNDIQGEADAEAAQDEGAADAPAPVPAANRNANAPSYTDSDGLARGRADGMQDKWGDAHAMYRDTRPFVSWLKLLPVVLVFLFWIRTCDWVNRASQIHKLGYAKWNGIVTFCGLAGLLIVALVPLYAASMPIYALLVFGPFIAFSIVHNKSVEQHQKVFTKDWWQYSMATLANKFGAKIDVEKRADYEKGPPVDLIARGGEDDRANQANLMTARLSPGYVLVKELIADMANRRSDRVLLDYGQESVGVRHYIDGVWDASDPRDRESGDVMLAVMKQLANLDVKERSKKQKGKFAAAFNGSKYTCPIVSQGVKTGERVMVSLQNVDNKALDTFVELGMRDKISEPWQAALQQSEGLLLVSAMPEGGLTTLVDVSLLETDRLMRDVFSIEEKSAPQREIENIAPHYYDAAAGESPATLMPKLIRKYPDFYIVRDFEDAESAKVMIEQANEGKLVLTTTRAKDAAESMLRVLQKKAPHKEFCQAISAVLNTRLIRVLCPECKVGYEPAPELLKKLGIPAGKVEQLYRPPTAEEANKPCKKCAGSGYFGRTGLFELLIVDDQVREVLRKQPKVELVRKASRAAGMRTLQEEGVLLIAKGSTSLQELQRVLKQ; this comes from the coding sequence GTTCGGCCAGGCGGGCCTAGGCGACGTGCTCGGCGCCCAGGCGGCCGGCCAGGAGCTCGAGGGGGCGAACGCCCGCCGCGCGGCAGACGCCCGCAACGACATCCAGGGCGAAGCCGACGCCGAGGCCGCACAGGACGAGGGCGCCGCAGACGCGCCCGCGCCGGTCCCCGCCGCGAACCGCAACGCCAACGCCCCCAGCTACACCGACAGCGACGGGCTCGCCCGCGGACGGGCCGACGGCATGCAGGACAAGTGGGGCGACGCCCACGCCATGTACCGCGACACCCGGCCGTTCGTGTCGTGGCTGAAGCTGCTGCCGGTGGTGCTGGTGTTCCTGTTCTGGATCCGCACCTGCGACTGGGTGAACCGGGCCTCGCAGATCCACAAGCTGGGCTACGCCAAGTGGAACGGCATCGTGACGTTCTGCGGGCTGGCGGGGCTGCTGATCGTGGCGCTCGTGCCGTTGTACGCGGCCAGCATGCCCATCTACGCCCTGCTGGTGTTCGGGCCGTTCATCGCGTTTTCGATCGTCCACAACAAGTCGGTCGAGCAGCACCAGAAGGTGTTCACCAAGGACTGGTGGCAGTACAGCATGGCCACCTTGGCGAACAAGTTCGGCGCTAAGATCGACGTCGAAAAGCGGGCCGACTACGAGAAGGGCCCGCCGGTCGACCTGATCGCGCGGGGCGGTGAGGACGACCGCGCCAACCAGGCCAACCTGATGACCGCCCGGCTCTCGCCCGGCTACGTGCTGGTCAAGGAGCTGATCGCCGACATGGCCAACCGCCGCAGCGACCGCGTGCTGCTGGACTATGGGCAGGAGTCGGTGGGCGTGCGGCACTACATCGACGGCGTGTGGGACGCCTCAGACCCCCGCGACCGCGAGTCCGGCGACGTCATGCTGGCCGTCATGAAGCAGCTGGCCAACCTGGACGTCAAGGAGCGGTCCAAGAAGCAGAAGGGCAAGTTCGCCGCTGCGTTCAATGGCTCCAAGTACACCTGCCCCATCGTCAGCCAGGGCGTGAAGACGGGCGAGCGGGTGATGGTCTCGCTGCAGAACGTCGACAACAAGGCGCTCGACACGTTCGTCGAGCTCGGCATGCGGGACAAGATCTCCGAGCCGTGGCAGGCGGCCCTGCAGCAGAGCGAGGGGCTGCTGCTGGTCTCCGCGATGCCCGAGGGCGGCCTCACCACGCTGGTCGACGTGTCGCTGCTCGAGACCGACCGCCTGATGCGGGACGTCTTCTCGATCGAGGAGAAGTCCGCCCCGCAGCGGGAGATCGAGAACATCGCCCCCCACTACTACGACGCCGCCGCCGGCGAGTCGCCGGCGACGCTGATGCCGAAGCTGATTCGCAAGTACCCGGACTTCTACATCGTCCGCGACTTCGAGGACGCCGAGTCGGCCAAGGTGATGATCGAGCAGGCCAACGAAGGCAAGCTGGTGCTCACCACCACCCGCGCGAAGGACGCCGCCGAGTCGATGCTGCGGGTGCTGCAGAAGAAGGCCCCCCACAAGGAGTTCTGCCAGGCGATCTCGGCGGTGCTCAACACCCGCCTGATCCGCGTGCTCTGCCCCGAGTGCAAGGTGGGCTACGAGCCGGCCCCCGAGCTGCTCAAGAAGCTGGGGATCCCGGCGGGCAAGGTGGAGCAGCTCTACCGCCCCCCCACCGCCGAGGAGGCCAACAAGCCTTGCAAGAAGTGTGCGGGCAGCGGCTACTTCGGCCGCACCGGCCTGTTCGAGCTGCTGATCGTCGACGACCAGGTCCGCGAGGTGCTCCGCAAGCAGCCCAAGGTCGAGCTGGTCCGCAAGGCGTCCCGCGCCGCCGGCATGCGGACCCTACAGGAGGAGGGCGTGCTGCTGATCGCCAAGGGCAGCACGTCACTCCAGGAGCTGCAGCGGGTGCTCAAGCAGTAG
- a CDS encoding PEP-CTERM sorting domain-containing protein: MKNTALAFAALFALTSFANAATMVVVDNPPGSADEANDGLPSYYYDAITGEFWLDGEGTGIGLVDAQSASGLFSDRSVPGGLFPVDTESRMSVVINAGTGSTLPDVRLANIGMGLTPDFLAQDLTLLWSAGFGNPNVETGLVWQGVPEPATAGLAGLAIAGVLGFRRRR, encoded by the coding sequence ATGAAGAATACTGCACTAGCTTTCGCCGCGTTGTTCGCTCTTACGTCTTTCGCCAATGCCGCCACCATGGTTGTGGTCGACAACCCCCCGGGTTCGGCCGACGAGGCGAATGACGGCCTCCCGTCGTACTACTACGATGCCATCACCGGCGAGTTCTGGCTGGATGGTGAGGGGACTGGGATCGGCTTGGTGGACGCTCAGTCCGCTAGCGGCCTGTTCTCCGACCGCAGCGTTCCTGGCGGCCTGTTCCCGGTTGACACCGAGTCCCGTATGTCGGTCGTGATCAACGCCGGCACCGGCAGCACCCTCCCGGACGTTCGCCTGGCCAACATCGGCATGGGGCTAACCCCGGATTTCTTGGCTCAGGACCTGACCCTCCTGTGGAGTGCTGGTTTCGGCAACCCCAATGTTGAGACCGGCTTGGTCTGGCAGGGTGTTCCCGAGCCGGCCACCGCTGGCTTGGCCGGCCTGGCCATCGCCGGCGTCCTCGGCTTCCGCCGTCGTCGCTAA
- a CDS encoding outer membrane beta-barrel protein, protein MNTAKWTIGVALIALSASPAMAQTAIQTAFNYSGCCEEPSCGCDEPSCCCEDPSCCCEEPSCGCDDGCCGDGCCDGCGCGDTCGGFDCCLLGDCCLGDPCTLSSHVLGPCACWSFGGWTELGYNSDNVRLSQNRGDVLAFGDTPDQLNLNQQWMWFEKVADGSNGLDWGFRFDVMYGTDASKTIAFGNDDATWDASTGFAHGVYGWAMPQAYIELAAGDFSVIAGHFYTLVGYEVVTAPDNFFFTHSLTMFNSEPFTHTGVLGTYSGIDGMTLYGGWTAGWDTGFDQYNQNGSAGSNFLGGFSADLMDDISFTYITTIGNFGARSDATLYGGPAGVVDDDAYSHSLVFDVTLSDNLNYVCQSDMVSVRSGVGHDQIGLNQYLFYTLNDCVALGGRAEWWKNEGESYYEITAGINYKAHANVIIRPEVRWDWAASDTGAQAVGFATEGDYNNTTFNVDAILTF, encoded by the coding sequence GTGAACACTGCGAAATGGACGATCGGCGTTGCCTTGATCGCCCTGAGCGCATCCCCCGCGATGGCGCAAACGGCGATTCAAACGGCATTCAACTACAGCGGATGTTGCGAGGAGCCCAGCTGCGGCTGCGACGAGCCCAGCTGCTGCTGTGAAGACCCCAGCTGCTGCTGCGAAGAGCCCAGCTGTGGATGCGACGACGGCTGCTGCGGCGACGGCTGCTGCGACGGCTGCGGCTGCGGGGACACCTGCGGCGGATTCGACTGCTGCCTGCTGGGCGACTGCTGCCTGGGCGACCCCTGCACCCTGAGCTCCCACGTGCTGGGCCCCTGCGCCTGCTGGAGCTTCGGCGGCTGGACCGAGCTGGGTTACAACTCGGACAACGTGCGTCTGTCGCAGAACCGCGGCGACGTGCTCGCCTTCGGCGACACCCCCGACCAGCTGAACCTCAACCAGCAGTGGATGTGGTTCGAGAAGGTCGCTGACGGCTCGAACGGCCTCGACTGGGGTTTCCGCTTCGACGTCATGTACGGCACCGACGCGTCGAAGACCATCGCCTTCGGCAACGACGACGCCACCTGGGACGCCTCGACCGGCTTCGCCCACGGCGTTTACGGCTGGGCCATGCCCCAGGCCTACATCGAGCTGGCCGCCGGCGACTTCTCGGTCATCGCTGGTCACTTCTACACCCTGGTGGGCTACGAAGTGGTTACCGCTCCGGATAACTTCTTCTTCACCCACTCGCTGACGATGTTCAACAGCGAGCCGTTCACCCACACCGGTGTGCTCGGCACCTACAGCGGCATCGACGGCATGACCCTGTACGGCGGCTGGACCGCGGGCTGGGATACCGGTTTCGACCAGTACAACCAGAACGGATCGGCCGGCTCGAACTTCCTGGGCGGCTTCAGCGCCGACCTGATGGACGACATCTCGTTCACCTACATCACCACCATCGGCAACTTCGGCGCCCGCAGCGACGCCACCCTGTACGGTGGCCCGGCTGGTGTGGTTGACGACGACGCCTACAGCCACTCGCTGGTCTTCGACGTCACCCTGAGCGACAACCTCAACTACGTCTGCCAGAGCGACATGGTCAGCGTCCGCAGCGGCGTCGGCCACGACCAGATCGGCCTCAACCAGTACCTGTTCTACACCCTCAACGACTGCGTCGCCCTGGGCGGCCGGGCCGAGTGGTGGAAGAACGAGGGCGAGAGCTACTACGAGATCACCGCGGGCATCAACTACAAGGCCCACGCCAACGTGATCATTCGCCCCGAGGTTCGCTGGGACTGGGCCGCGTCGGACACCGGCGCCCAGGCTGTTGGCTTCGCCACCGAGGGTGACTACAACAACACCACCTTCAACGTGGATGCGATCCTGACCTTCTAA
- a CDS encoding multiheme c-type cytochrome produces the protein MAPPRRNSSPPVLVGLIVAAAVLVGVRAVQLATRDLAQPAAQDSVAVTPPPPTSNDVRPAAELAAQLAAPAAAEDPQVRRLPPDPELRAMIGAACPHALELFDREGLTEPPPTRPTPAPPKPQPTPAPIRVAMRPTPAPGPPLRVAQRTGEWLVDPDSWFVPEDTSSDREPAPAAPAREPAEEPPAAPAPPEQSTEPTAPAPVRPLPIPAPAPAVEPDPVDAGPSFDGPDPIDVPAEPAAAPEVMSPAPIIKHAEPAHEDRVEEPNDAPNLTAPELRQPQAPAANSADEQQPWTPNVVEGPSLGLESEPGSPSDAAPVVVPLPADNPAPSTPATPTAPLFSAPGVAPTPEEPEPRYEQPPTPPAQPEVERAAEPPHVNAGPESIAAPTPVETRRPITPEPIFGAPAAQPNRSMPAADAHTHGAPHSVPSQQGKPSTDSQLSSIEAHRDLFAKNCYPSAQQCGECHKKLYDEWRVSSHAYAFVSPMFQKFEQKITNLSQGTVGYFCYRCHSPVATSLGENRATPLWEMPEVAREGVTCIACHRINERYTKANGERRIVPGDIYSPIYGGIGGGGVAEALSRPEHFKVKTSPDQKGAGQPIHLEGRYFDQLSKAEFCTSCHQVAVHPGIKLEVVWEQYRQSPACKKGVTCQDCHMGLKPGEASGYEICSIAEVGGKSVNKQRKHANHMFYGPNYSISHPGVFPHNKDAKRWSMQEWLRFNWRAGWGTDEFEEALDDGKLVAQFPQEWQEADDRYDAREVIDDNLEALEKKNEKRRAIMSDHMHVAGPFFQHKPRRGAPVRLFYDVTNLNEGHNVLTASLGAQPQLWANVVLIGPNGCRLWESGYTDSDGDLCDIHSRDVQLGRAPFDHQLFNLQTMFLITGATGTDREMPLPVNVDIDQLPFLRPGAIPITTTNHPPFIRMESRSIAPLGTKRVHYKIPKELIQAPGKYRLSFRLRNRIEPIWFMRFCDATDEMVRMMNEGILNMHERSVEFWVE, from the coding sequence TTGGCGCCACCGCGTCGCAACTCGTCGCCGCCCGTGCTGGTCGGCCTGATCGTGGCCGCCGCTGTGCTGGTGGGCGTTCGGGCGGTGCAGCTGGCCACGCGTGATCTGGCGCAGCCGGCCGCGCAGGACTCCGTGGCCGTCACGCCCCCGCCGCCGACGAGCAACGATGTTCGTCCCGCAGCAGAGCTCGCCGCCCAGCTGGCCGCTCCGGCGGCCGCAGAGGACCCGCAGGTCCGGCGGCTGCCGCCAGACCCGGAACTGCGGGCGATGATCGGCGCCGCCTGCCCGCACGCGCTGGAGCTGTTCGACCGCGAAGGCCTGACGGAGCCGCCGCCCACGCGGCCGACGCCCGCCCCGCCGAAGCCCCAACCAACCCCCGCGCCGATCCGCGTGGCGATGCGCCCGACGCCGGCGCCCGGTCCGCCCCTGCGGGTGGCGCAACGCACAGGCGAATGGCTGGTGGACCCCGACTCTTGGTTTGTGCCCGAGGACACGTCGAGCGATCGCGAACCGGCGCCCGCGGCCCCGGCCAGGGAACCCGCGGAAGAGCCGCCCGCCGCGCCGGCGCCGCCTGAGCAGTCAACCGAGCCGACCGCCCCCGCGCCGGTCCGCCCGCTGCCGATACCGGCCCCTGCGCCCGCCGTCGAGCCCGATCCTGTCGACGCCGGCCCCTCGTTCGACGGGCCCGACCCGATCGACGTGCCCGCCGAACCCGCGGCTGCCCCGGAAGTGATGAGCCCAGCCCCGATCATCAAGCACGCGGAACCGGCCCACGAAGATCGGGTCGAGGAACCCAACGACGCGCCCAACCTGACGGCGCCCGAGCTTCGCCAACCGCAGGCGCCGGCGGCGAACAGCGCTGACGAGCAGCAGCCGTGGACCCCCAACGTGGTGGAAGGACCGTCGCTCGGGTTAGAGAGCGAGCCCGGCTCGCCATCCGATGCGGCGCCGGTGGTTGTGCCGCTGCCGGCCGACAATCCGGCGCCCTCAACTCCTGCAACACCGACCGCGCCGTTGTTCTCGGCGCCAGGCGTGGCGCCAACGCCAGAAGAGCCAGAGCCGCGGTACGAGCAGCCGCCGACGCCGCCAGCTCAGCCAGAGGTCGAGCGCGCGGCCGAGCCGCCGCACGTGAACGCCGGTCCAGAATCGATTGCGGCGCCCACGCCGGTTGAGACCCGCCGCCCGATCACGCCGGAGCCGATCTTTGGCGCCCCGGCCGCCCAGCCGAACCGTTCAATGCCAGCAGCCGATGCGCACACCCACGGCGCGCCGCACTCGGTCCCCTCACAGCAGGGGAAGCCATCGACCGACAGCCAGCTCAGCTCCATCGAGGCGCACCGCGACTTATTCGCCAAGAACTGCTACCCCTCGGCCCAGCAGTGCGGCGAGTGCCACAAGAAGCTGTACGACGAGTGGCGGGTGTCGAGCCACGCGTACGCGTTCGTGTCGCCGATGTTCCAGAAGTTCGAGCAGAAGATCACCAACCTCAGCCAGGGCACGGTGGGCTACTTCTGCTACCGCTGCCACTCGCCGGTCGCGACCAGCCTGGGCGAGAACCGCGCGACGCCGCTGTGGGAGATGCCGGAGGTCGCCCGCGAGGGGGTGACCTGCATCGCCTGCCACCGCATCAACGAGCGGTACACCAAGGCCAACGGCGAGCGGCGGATCGTGCCGGGCGACATCTACTCGCCCATCTACGGCGGCATCGGCGGCGGCGGGGTCGCCGAGGCGTTGTCTCGGCCGGAGCACTTCAAGGTCAAGACCTCGCCCGACCAGAAGGGCGCTGGCCAGCCGATCCATCTTGAAGGCCGGTACTTCGACCAGCTCAGCAAGGCCGAGTTCTGCACCAGCTGCCACCAGGTGGCGGTGCACCCGGGCATCAAGCTCGAGGTGGTGTGGGAGCAGTACCGCCAGTCGCCCGCGTGCAAGAAGGGCGTCACGTGCCAGGACTGCCACATGGGCCTCAAGCCGGGCGAGGCGTCCGGCTACGAGATCTGCAGCATCGCCGAGGTGGGCGGCAAGAGCGTCAACAAGCAGCGCAAGCACGCCAACCACATGTTCTACGGGCCCAACTACTCGATCAGCCACCCGGGCGTGTTCCCCCACAACAAGGACGCCAAGCGGTGGAGCATGCAGGAGTGGCTGCGGTTCAACTGGCGGGCGGGCTGGGGCACTGACGAGTTTGAGGAGGCGCTCGACGACGGCAAGCTGGTCGCCCAGTTCCCGCAGGAGTGGCAGGAGGCCGACGACCGCTACGACGCCCGCGAGGTCATCGACGACAACCTCGAGGCGCTCGAGAAGAAGAACGAGAAACGCCGCGCGATCATGTCCGACCACATGCACGTGGCCGGCCCGTTCTTCCAGCACAAGCCCCGCCGCGGGGCGCCGGTGCGGCTGTTCTACGACGTCACGAACCTGAACGAGGGGCACAACGTGCTGACCGCGTCGCTCGGCGCCCAGCCGCAGCTGTGGGCCAACGTGGTGCTGATCGGCCCCAACGGCTGCCGGCTGTGGGAGTCGGGCTACACCGACTCCGACGGCGACCTCTGCGATATCCACTCGCGGGACGTGCAGCTCGGCAGGGCGCCGTTCGACCACCAGCTGTTCAACCTGCAGACCATGTTCCTGATCACCGGCGCCACGGGGACCGACCGCGAGATGCCGCTGCCGGTCAACGTCGACATCGACCAGCTGCCGTTCCTCCGCCCGGGCGCCATCCCGATCACCACCACCAACCACCCGCCGTTCATCCGGATGGAGAGCCGCTCGATTGCGCCGCTGGGCACGAAGCGGGTGCACTACAAGATCCCCAAAGAGCTGATCCAGGCGCCCGGCAAGTACCGCCTATCGTTCCGGCTGCGGAACCGCATCGAGCCGATCTGGTTCATGCGATTCTGCGACGCCACCGACGAGATGGTCCGCATGATGAACGAGGGGATCCTCAACATGCACGAACGGTCGGTGGAGTTTTGGGTGGAGTAG
- a CDS encoding PEP-CTERM sorting domain-containing protein has protein sequence MWKLLYAIVAALILLSQADAAVMVHYENATPGVPSYYYNMYSGEFWADGEGIGIGLIDAQSASGIFSDRTVPGGLFPVDTDTRMSVVINAGTGSTLPDVRLANIGVGLTQEFLSQDLTLLWSAGFGNPTQVADLIVTFPEPATAGLAGLAIAGVLGFRRRR, from the coding sequence ATGTGGAAACTCCTCTACGCAATCGTCGCTGCACTGATACTGCTCTCGCAGGCGGATGCGGCGGTGATGGTTCACTATGAGAATGCCACGCCCGGCGTCCCATCCTATTACTACAACATGTATAGCGGCGAGTTCTGGGCCGATGGCGAAGGGATTGGTATTGGACTCATTGACGCGCAGTCGGCGAGCGGCATCTTCTCGGACCGGACTGTGCCCGGCGGGCTGTTTCCCGTCGACACCGATACCCGTATGTCGGTAGTGATCAACGCGGGCACCGGCAGCACCCTTCCCGATGTTCGCTTGGCTAACATCGGCGTGGGATTAACCCAGGAGTTCTTGTCGCAGGATCTGACCTTGCTGTGGAGTGCCGGTTTCGGCAACCCCACTCAGGTTGCGGACTTAATAGTCACCTTCCCCGAGCCGGCCACCGCTGGCCTGGCCGGCCTGGCCATCGCCGGCGTCCTCGGCTTCCGCCGTCGTCGCTGA
- a CDS encoding CvpA family protein, producing MYIAIVAVVFVAGWAMTVREGLWHNLLLLCHLILAGIIAFGFYQPLTVLADEASGGEYTYVLDILIFWALFALSILLLKTLGTSLSPTKVKFLHPLEVYGGPVFGLLCGVALASITAMSIHLAPLPKDTMGGAILHEGGVDSPSIVNTSPDLAFLGAAEIFSDPAGLGDGGEFDAGLWVDDYADRRERFEGVMAAAKAAWELKASRSESR from the coding sequence ATGTACATTGCAATCGTAGCCGTGGTCTTTGTCGCCGGCTGGGCGATGACCGTCCGCGAGGGGCTGTGGCACAACCTGCTGCTGCTCTGCCACCTGATCCTGGCGGGCATCATCGCGTTCGGCTTCTACCAGCCGCTGACCGTGCTGGCCGACGAGGCGTCCGGCGGCGAGTACACCTACGTGCTCGACATACTGATCTTCTGGGCCCTGTTCGCCCTGTCGATCCTGCTCCTCAAGACCCTCGGCACGAGCCTCTCGCCCACCAAGGTCAAGTTCCTGCACCCGCTGGAGGTGTACGGCGGCCCGGTGTTCGGCCTGCTGTGCGGCGTCGCCCTGGCGTCGATCACCGCGATGTCGATCCACCTGGCGCCCCTGCCCAAGGACACCATGGGCGGCGCCATCCTGCACGAGGGGGGCGTCGACAGCCCTTCGATCGTCAACACCTCGCCCGACCTGGCGTTCCTCGGCGCCGCGGAGATCTTCTCCGACCCCGCCGGCCTGGGCGACGGCGGCGAGTTTGACGCCGGCCTGTGGGTGGACGACTACGCCGACCGCCGCGAGCGGTTTGAGGGCGTGATGGCCGCCGCCAAGGCGGCCTGGGAACTCAAGGCCAGCCGCTCGGAATCCCGCTAG